In Fibrobacter sp. UWP2, the following are encoded in one genomic region:
- the pgi gene encoding glucose-6-phosphate isomerase, with amino-acid sequence MSKLTDSTEWKALEAHAEVAKTWHMKELFAKDPARAEKFSLEACGLFLDYSKNIITDETMAKLQDLLKSANFEDMRRKYFAGEKINTTEKRAVLHTALRYKGNDPICVDGKDVMPEVRAVLKHMEDFTHLVRSGKWKGHTGKSIKYVVNIGIGGSDLGPVMVTEALKPYADKPIAGEYSPEVYFVSNIDGTHMAETLKKVNIEETLFIVASKTFTTLETMTNAETAKAAVLKAFNGDEKSIAKHFVALSTNTEAVAAFGIDTANMFEFWNWVGGRYSLWSAIGLSIALRIGFENYMKLHQGAYEMDQHFKTAPADKNMPVILALIGVWYNNFFGASSYAMLPYDQYLHRLAAYFQQADMESNGKTVDRDSKRVNYQTGPILWGEPGTNGQHAFYQLIHQGTKMIPCDFIAPANSHNKVGDHHQKLLSNFFAQPEALMNGKTLAQAQEELRKDGKSEEEIAFLAPHKVFEGNKPTNSIMMDYVSPETLGALIAMYEHKIFTQGVIWNINSYDQWGVELGKQLAKKILPELAKADAELNHDSSTNGLIRWFKAHQK; translated from the coding sequence ATGTCGAAACTGACTGATTCTACGGAATGGAAGGCCCTCGAGGCCCACGCCGAAGTTGCCAAGACCTGGCACATGAAGGAACTCTTCGCGAAGGACCCGGCCCGTGCCGAGAAGTTCAGCCTGGAAGCCTGCGGACTCTTCCTGGACTACTCCAAGAACATCATCACCGACGAGACCATGGCGAAGCTCCAGGACCTCCTGAAGTCTGCGAACTTCGAAGATATGCGCCGCAAGTACTTCGCCGGCGAAAAGATTAACACCACCGAAAAGCGCGCCGTGCTCCACACCGCTCTCCGTTACAAGGGCAACGACCCGATTTGCGTCGACGGCAAGGACGTGATGCCCGAGGTCCGTGCGGTTCTCAAGCACATGGAAGACTTCACCCACCTCGTCCGCAGCGGCAAGTGGAAAGGCCACACCGGCAAGTCCATCAAGTACGTGGTGAACATCGGTATCGGCGGCTCCGACCTCGGTCCGGTAATGGTCACCGAAGCCTTGAAGCCGTATGCCGACAAGCCGATTGCCGGCGAATACTCCCCGGAAGTCTACTTCGTCTCCAACATCGACGGCACCCACATGGCCGAGACCCTCAAGAAGGTGAACATCGAAGAGACGCTCTTCATCGTCGCTTCCAAGACCTTCACGACTCTTGAAACCATGACGAACGCCGAAACCGCAAAGGCCGCCGTCCTCAAGGCCTTCAATGGCGACGAAAAGTCCATCGCCAAGCACTTCGTTGCGCTCTCCACCAACACCGAGGCCGTCGCCGCCTTCGGTATCGACACCGCGAACATGTTCGAATTCTGGAACTGGGTCGGCGGCCGCTACTCCCTGTGGTCTGCCATCGGCCTCTCCATCGCGCTCCGCATCGGCTTCGAAAACTACATGAAGCTCCACCAGGGCGCCTACGAAATGGATCAGCACTTCAAGACCGCCCCGGCCGACAAGAACATGCCGGTGATCCTCGCCCTCATCGGCGTGTGGTACAACAACTTCTTCGGCGCTTCCAGCTATGCGATGCTCCCGTACGACCAGTACCTGCACCGCCTGGCCGCCTACTTCCAGCAGGCCGACATGGAATCCAACGGCAAGACCGTTGACCGCGACAGCAAGCGCGTAAACTACCAGACGGGTCCGATCCTCTGGGGCGAACCGGGTACGAACGGCCAGCACGCCTTCTACCAGCTGATCCACCAGGGCACCAAGATGATTCCGTGCGACTTCATCGCCCCGGCCAACAGCCACAACAAGGTCGGCGACCACCACCAGAAGCTGCTCAGCAACTTTTTTGCACAGCCCGAAGCCTTGATGAACGGCAAGACCCTCGCCCAGGCCCAGGAAGAACTCCGCAAGGATGGCAAGAGCGAAGAAGAAATCGCATTCCTCGCCCCGCACAAGGTGTTCGAAGGCAACAAGCCGACCAACTCCATCATGATGGACTACGTTTCTCCGGAAACGCTCGGCGCCCTCATCGCCATGTACGAACACAAGATCTTCACGCAGGGCGTTATCTGGAACATTAACAGCTACGACCAGTGGGGTGTTGAACTCGGCAAGCAGCTCGCGAAGAAGATCCTTCCGGAACTTGCCAAGGCCGACGCCGAACTGAACCACGACAGCTCCACCAACGGACTCATCCGCTGGTTCAAGGCTCACCAGAAGTAA
- a CDS encoding extracellular solute-binding protein encodes MMNFLKHKILVPVVALCAVAFCVQPLFAQKQADTLSFWLMDNGLGSQKTVQKIVKKFQKETGVAVNVRQLNWAQAFDEISKAFEGKAENAPDVLQLGSTWVAHFAAAKKIRSVDFMMDRMDSSRFFAEGFKNTHIADEPGSYSAPWFLDVRALYANERLWNDLGIQKEDVDSYPQFLGVLRGVAETELKTSKGEPVAPFGLPGKDDWTGPQQMAPFVWSYGGDFIARDSLGLRSALLDSNTLFGLAAYLKVLGDAGMAPYSLSENSVQNANRYIQARQLFLCGTSELIRKMAFSIEEGGLKATPIAEDGIMVVPPPAGPAGRISFVGGSHLAMPVKRNTSKYALAENLFMFLLQANNIDAYSRSIGFLPADKSIVRIWNQDERYSTLVESLENGRAFPNIPEWGTIEGVLIHMSNEMGAALSTTKDPSERRHKLAELIMKAHADINQILKYKGELPAEGVAMVEGVLVKDIPEVVPSNLQQLAAAVKNSAQDVSTTNPALVIVLVLSVLGCVAFTIRRYTLRDE; translated from the coding sequence ATGATGAATTTTTTAAAGCATAAGATTCTCGTTCCCGTAGTGGCGCTTTGTGCCGTCGCCTTTTGTGTGCAGCCGCTGTTCGCGCAAAAACAAGCCGATACACTTTCGTTTTGGCTGATGGATAACGGGCTTGGTTCGCAAAAGACGGTACAAAAGATTGTCAAGAAATTCCAAAAAGAAACGGGTGTCGCTGTCAATGTGCGGCAGCTGAACTGGGCCCAGGCCTTTGACGAAATTTCGAAGGCGTTCGAGGGCAAGGCGGAGAACGCTCCCGACGTGCTTCAGTTGGGCTCCACGTGGGTGGCGCACTTTGCCGCGGCAAAAAAGATTCGCTCCGTAGACTTTATGATGGACCGTATGGATTCTTCCCGTTTTTTTGCGGAAGGCTTCAAGAACACCCATATTGCCGATGAGCCCGGTTCTTATTCTGCTCCCTGGTTTTTGGACGTTCGCGCGCTATACGCCAACGAACGCCTTTGGAACGACCTTGGAATCCAAAAGGAGGACGTCGACAGCTATCCGCAGTTTTTGGGCGTCCTTCGCGGTGTAGCCGAGACTGAACTCAAAACGTCGAAAGGGGAGCCCGTGGCCCCCTTTGGCTTGCCGGGCAAGGACGACTGGACGGGTCCGCAACAGATGGCCCCCTTTGTGTGGAGTTACGGTGGAGACTTTATTGCTCGAGACTCCCTGGGGTTGCGCAGCGCCCTGTTGGATTCAAACACGCTCTTTGGCCTTGCCGCTTACCTGAAGGTCCTGGGCGATGCCGGCATGGCTCCCTACAGTTTGTCCGAGAACTCGGTGCAAAATGCCAACCGCTATATTCAGGCGCGCCAGTTGTTCCTTTGCGGGACATCGGAATTAATCCGCAAAATGGCTTTCTCCATCGAGGAGGGCGGATTGAAGGCGACTCCTATTGCCGAGGATGGCATCATGGTCGTGCCACCGCCTGCAGGCCCTGCCGGAAGGATTTCCTTTGTGGGAGGCAGCCACTTGGCCATGCCCGTCAAGCGCAATACCTCCAAATATGCCTTGGCAGAGAATTTGTTTATGTTCCTGCTCCAGGCAAACAACATTGACGCCTATTCCCGTAGCATAGGGTTCCTCCCTGCCGACAAAAGTATTGTCCGCATTTGGAACCAGGACGAACGCTATTCCACCCTGGTCGAAAGCCTCGAGAATGGTCGTGCCTTCCCGAACATTCCCGAGTGGGGTACTATCGAAGGCGTTTTAATCCATATGTCCAACGAGATGGGCGCGGCCCTCTCGACAACGAAGGATCCCTCGGAACGCCGCCACAAATTGGCGGAACTCATTATGAAGGCGCATGCCGACATCAACCAGATTTTGAAATACAAGGGAGAATTGCCGGCAGAGGGTGTCGCCATGGTGGAGGGCGTCCTCGTCAAGGACATTCCGGAAGTGGTGCCGTCGAATTTGCAACAGCTTGCGGCGGCGGTCAAGAACTCTGCACAGGACGTCTCGACGACGAACCCTGCCTTGGTTATTGTTCTGGTGTTGAGCGTTCTCGGGTGCGTGGCCTTTACGATACGTCGTTATACCTTGCGTGACGAATGA
- a CDS encoding Spy/CpxP family protein refolding chaperone — MKDTNKFIFASFIILACAVGVFLGSLLGGGTGCCQRMMQDDCCKKMMAECCKKGDAPMPPAPGDMHKHGDKTAHHQMMDSVLQVTPEQKAALDKHRAIMDSTFKTLRTQKKDAEKALKEALDSGDAAKIDEAKKQILAADEALLNQRVDGVSEFNKILTKEQVERFHAFHKERFEKFKKHRHPMEPGKPMPPEPQN; from the coding sequence ATGAAGGACACGAACAAATTCATTTTTGCGAGTTTCATCATTCTCGCTTGCGCCGTAGGAGTCTTCCTCGGATCCCTGCTGGGCGGAGGTACAGGATGTTGCCAAAGGATGATGCAAGATGACTGCTGCAAAAAAATGATGGCGGAATGCTGCAAAAAAGGCGATGCACCCATGCCGCCCGCGCCAGGCGATATGCACAAGCATGGCGACAAGACCGCCCACCACCAAATGATGGATTCCGTTTTGCAGGTGACCCCGGAGCAGAAGGCCGCCCTGGACAAGCACCGTGCCATCATGGACTCCACATTCAAGACTTTGCGCACGCAAAAGAAGGACGCCGAGAAGGCTCTCAAGGAAGCCCTGGATTCGGGCGACGCCGCCAAGATTGACGAAGCCAAAAAGCAAATCCTCGCCGCCGATGAAGCCCTGCTGAACCAGCGCGTCGATGGCGTCAGCGAGTTCAACAAAATCTTGACAAAGGAACAAGTCGAAAGGTTCCACGCTTTCCACAAGGAGCGCTTCGAAAAGTTCAAAAAGCACAGGCACCCCATGGAACCGGGCAAGCCGATGCCTCCCGAACCGCAAAACTAA
- a CDS encoding GTP pyrophosphokinase family protein, whose amino-acid sequence MNETSVEKYGLNPSGTMIVEEFRELHPMFEAMLKAVRSILKKAMADNHLYVNAIEARIKDELSLVGKLERKGDKYRHLSDLTDILGARIISFYSDEVDKIAAIVDRLFEVDWENSIDKRKMHEIHSFGYSSLHYICRIPKSLYEDPNFPELNEYRFEIQMRTALQHVWSVLDHDTGYKSGFEIPQDYLRNLNRLAGMLELVDEQFCQIRTGINEYRRQVQALVHSGRFEEVSLDGDSFANYLKLKPFDSLNKRIASINQAEIFETSLMLYLKAFKFLRFNTLGDIEKMIKECSEDAFQLAAYQLGNTDLDIINSSVGVVNLLAVYVLKRGAGVAGLTMVFDEIYGSAKNNAARAEIYFKNAKQLSFMKNV is encoded by the coding sequence ATGAATGAAACTTCTGTTGAAAAGTATGGTTTGAACCCTTCTGGCACCATGATCGTGGAAGAGTTCCGCGAATTGCACCCGATGTTCGAGGCGATGCTCAAGGCGGTCCGTTCCATCCTCAAAAAGGCCATGGCGGACAACCATCTTTACGTCAACGCCATTGAAGCCCGTATTAAGGACGAGCTGAGCCTGGTGGGCAAGCTGGAACGCAAGGGCGACAAGTATCGCCATCTTTCGGACTTGACCGACATCCTTGGCGCCAGAATCATTTCGTTTTACAGCGACGAGGTGGACAAGATTGCGGCCATTGTGGATCGCCTGTTTGAGGTGGACTGGGAAAACAGCATTGATAAGCGCAAGATGCACGAGATCCACAGCTTTGGCTACAGCTCGCTGCACTACATTTGCCGCATTCCCAAGTCGCTTTACGAGGACCCGAATTTCCCCGAGTTGAACGAATACCGCTTTGAAATTCAAATGCGGACGGCTTTACAGCACGTGTGGTCGGTGCTGGACCACGACACGGGCTACAAGTCTGGATTTGAAATCCCGCAAGATTACTTGCGCAATTTGAACCGCTTGGCGGGCATGCTGGAATTGGTTGACGAACAGTTCTGCCAAATCCGCACGGGTATCAACGAGTACCGCCGCCAGGTGCAGGCGCTGGTGCATTCGGGACGCTTTGAAGAAGTCTCGCTCGACGGCGATTCGTTTGCGAACTATTTGAAGTTGAAGCCTTTTGACTCGCTGAACAAGCGCATTGCCTCCATTAACCAGGCGGAAATTTTTGAAACGTCGCTCATGCTGTACCTCAAGGCGTTCAAGTTCTTGCGGTTCAATACGCTTGGCGACATCGAAAAAATGATCAAGGAATGTTCCGAGGACGCCTTCCAGTTGGCGGCGTACCAGCTGGGCAATACGGACCTGGACATCATCAACTCGTCTGTCGGTGTCGTTAACCTACTTGCGGTTTACGTGCTCAAGAGAGGCGCTGGAGTGGCGGGGCTCACCATGGTGTTTGACGAAATTTACGGCAGTGCAAAAAACAATGCTGCTCGCGCCGAAATCTATTTCAAGAACGCGAAGCAGCTGTCGTTTATGAAGAATGTATAA
- a CDS encoding HD domain-containing protein produces the protein MANKYMDSSLLDRAIFFAVKAHANTERRGKGFPYIVHPMEAVEIVSTMTNDQELLSAAVLHDVVEDTDVTLDDIRREFGDRVAELVKAESDVFVDEAGEKLSWHARKQVAIDRLTQANRDAKMVALGDKLSNARAIYRDYVQKGDKVWDMFSVKGKSEHAWHYRGLAHALRELSGTFAYEEFADLVNKIFDA, from the coding sequence ATGGCTAATAAGTATATGGATTCGAGTCTTTTGGATAGGGCAATCTTTTTTGCGGTAAAGGCCCATGCGAACACGGAACGCCGTGGCAAGGGCTTCCCTTACATAGTGCATCCAATGGAGGCGGTGGAGATTGTCTCTACAATGACCAATGACCAGGAACTTTTGTCGGCGGCGGTGTTGCACGACGTGGTCGAGGATACGGACGTGACGCTCGACGATATTCGTCGCGAATTCGGAGACCGTGTGGCGGAGCTCGTCAAAGCGGAATCGGACGTTTTTGTGGACGAGGCTGGAGAAAAGCTGAGCTGGCATGCTCGCAAACAAGTTGCCATTGACCGGTTGACGCAGGCAAACCGCGACGCCAAAATGGTGGCCCTGGGAGACAAACTCAGCAATGCCCGCGCCATATATCGCGACTATGTGCAAAAGGGCGACAAAGTGTGGGACATGTTCTCGGTCAAGGGAAAGTCTGAACACGCCTGGCATTACCGCGGACTGGCGCATGCCCTGAGGGAACTTTCGGGGACGTTCGCCTATGAAGAATTTGCAGACCTTGTGAACAAGATCTTTGACGCATGA
- a CDS encoding carboxypeptidase-like regulatory domain-containing protein, with the protein MSIRVWKLGLAALGGTIVACSGGGHDGGVAGSSMETENSIAFSATLADGTPAARMNVRVRPVDFVAAGEGVDALDSTLFIDDTTDEKGFVSLKTLKRGDYRIEIGNDSLKGTDAFAVELDDEGKIVVDSLNLTVAEPGSVVGQVELPEGQKFAMVAIVGLDYYAKTDSQGFFEFKSLPAGEFSVLALSDDYESMGSAPADVRSGDSVNVRIELPEDTTPNQFVFEDFEDGVDEWTVRVFNHATGDLEAVEDEVRKGMVAYFKSVNDSNLGWVLMGNSFDGSVDMSNLDSVAFYAKGLPKNDSARIYLSFSFDVNVDSTADYESGKAWVHYDLTPEWKRYVVAVPDSFVPADTNRVGGNIGWDAVKSHITNISIFGGIGGEIWIDDITMYGYRKFEVQKDEKVTK; encoded by the coding sequence ATGAGTATCCGGGTGTGGAAATTAGGATTGGCGGCTTTGGGTGGGACCATTGTCGCGTGTAGCGGTGGCGGTCACGATGGTGGCGTCGCTGGCTCGTCGATGGAAACGGAGAATTCCATCGCGTTTTCTGCGACTTTGGCTGATGGTACGCCTGCTGCGAGGATGAACGTTCGCGTTCGTCCGGTTGATTTTGTTGCTGCCGGTGAGGGCGTTGACGCCCTGGACAGCACCTTGTTTATTGATGATACTACTGACGAAAAGGGCTTTGTTTCTTTGAAGACCCTCAAGAGGGGCGACTATCGTATTGAAATCGGCAACGACAGCTTGAAGGGCACCGATGCGTTCGCAGTCGAATTGGACGACGAAGGCAAGATTGTCGTGGATTCCCTGAACCTCACTGTGGCCGAACCGGGCAGCGTGGTGGGTCAGGTGGAACTCCCCGAAGGTCAAAAATTCGCCATGGTCGCCATTGTGGGCTTGGACTACTATGCCAAGACCGACTCCCAGGGATTCTTTGAATTCAAGAGTCTGCCCGCCGGTGAATTCAGCGTGCTGGCCCTCTCCGATGACTACGAGTCCATGGGTTCTGCCCCGGCCGATGTCAGGTCCGGTGATTCTGTGAACGTGCGCATCGAATTGCCCGAGGACACGACTCCGAATCAGTTCGTGTTCGAGGATTTCGAAGATGGCGTGGATGAATGGACTGTACGAGTGTTCAATCACGCGACAGGCGATCTCGAGGCGGTAGAAGACGAGGTTCGCAAGGGCATGGTCGCTTACTTCAAGAGTGTGAACGACTCGAACTTGGGTTGGGTGCTCATGGGCAACAGCTTTGACGGCTCCGTGGACATGAGCAACTTGGATTCCGTGGCGTTTTATGCCAAGGGTCTCCCGAAAAACGATTCCGCCCGCATATACCTCTCGTTCTCGTTCGACGTAAACGTAGACAGCACGGCGGACTACGAAAGCGGCAAGGCATGGGTGCACTACGACCTGACTCCGGAATGGAAACGCTACGTGGTGGCTGTGCCCGACAGCTTTGTGCCTGCGGACACCAACAGGGTCGGCGGCAACATCGGTTGGGATGCTGTCAAGAGCCACATCACGAACATCTCCATCTTTGGCGGCATCGGTGGCGAAATCTGGATTGACGACATTACGATGTACGGCTACCGCAAGTTCGAAGTGCAGAAAGACGAAAAAGTCACCAA
- a CDS encoding DUF4423 domain-containing protein, protein MVTFSDIADYRDFLKDYYDRRKAEMPFYSYRMMGDKLGLDSSYLYRVLQKKQHLPAHALPAAKEILALTGRQAEYFDLLFSAAVSKDKAKQEELMAKALSLRDVERHSLQAAELKMLENWWIPAVRAYLELNGGVVNVKQIARDICPPITEEQATEAIETLKEIGLVKKLASGKLALTDAHLTVGGPEKAKAVRNFQRQVLSLASDALDNIPVTERNISTLTLSVDQSCFDDLGDMLREFRRLVQKRVDEAKNPDRVMQLSMAFYPVARKGGVPENTIMGEGAGDKK, encoded by the coding sequence ATGGTTACTTTTTCTGACATAGCGGACTACCGCGATTTTTTGAAGGACTACTACGACCGACGCAAGGCCGAGATGCCCTTCTACAGCTATCGCATGATGGGCGATAAGTTGGGGCTGGATTCCAGCTACCTGTATCGCGTGCTGCAAAAGAAGCAGCACCTCCCCGCCCATGCGCTTCCTGCTGCCAAAGAGATCCTGGCCCTCACGGGTCGCCAGGCCGAATACTTTGATTTGCTCTTCTCTGCAGCTGTAAGCAAGGACAAGGCTAAACAAGAAGAATTGATGGCGAAGGCCCTTTCCCTTCGCGACGTGGAACGCCACAGCCTGCAGGCAGCTGAGCTCAAGATGCTTGAGAACTGGTGGATCCCGGCCGTGCGCGCCTACCTGGAACTCAATGGCGGCGTGGTGAATGTAAAGCAGATTGCCAGAGACATCTGCCCCCCGATTACCGAGGAGCAGGCTACCGAAGCTATTGAGACGTTAAAAGAGATTGGTTTGGTTAAAAAGCTGGCCTCGGGCAAGCTGGCTCTTACAGATGCCCACCTCACGGTTGGCGGACCCGAAAAGGCGAAGGCCGTTCGCAACTTCCAGCGCCAGGTTCTGAGCTTGGCCAGCGACGCCTTGGACAATATTCCTGTTACAGAACGCAACATCTCTACCCTGACTTTGTCTGTGGACCAGTCGTGCTTTGACGATTTGGGCGATATGTTGCGGGAATTTCGCCGTTTGGTGCAAAAACGCGTGGACGAAGCAAAGAATCCGGACCGTGTTATGCAACTTTCGATGGCATTTTACCCGGTGGCCCGCAAAGGGGGCGTTCCGGAAAATACTATTATGGGGGAAGGCGCAGGAGATAAAAAATGA
- the dacB gene encoding D-alanyl-D-alanine carboxypeptidase/D-alanyl-D-alanine-endopeptidase, whose translation MQFNRLVAVFAFFAAPLFAGIDLTSFQAYVDSVVPNSRYGISVRSVKTGNEIANLRGAEKFTPASTLKTLTTATALHYLPLDYAPVTEVSLNGSVSKRVFWGTVNVRGEGDPNFSGRYFADPFYMLNQMADSIKALGVDTIHGKLELDTAYYTGPWRAEHWRKNFYNAWYGAEIGPLGFNDNCTMVRFKPGEKEGDTAIVSILPDVGYVTVKNELVTVSGKKKKWTYAIDSAKSIITLGGTIGLNVDSASLVLPIRNPIGYFRAAFLSALKERGIAFVEDVAVPAGIVIRRFTYSAAPLLSILDEINQRSQNFHAETLFRNLGAQKAGEGSVEGGKQMERKFLAEMGLNPDDFEVWDGCGLSPKNKLKPSVETQLLAKMARHPKGEYYINSFAGPGVGTGGKRMLDLQYPWLTRFKTGFIGEAHGLVGFLFPMDGDTLTVAMYLNETGKNPDQKCKDVLDTLWMRLIAMTNDNYASLMEMKQLWLSAQNVHGLPARLEFFSRALYGKPYSLGPMGESYLDSIETKPLVYMDSVDCVTYVEHVLAMALATSEDSIFAIHQRIRYFDGKIGYTTRKHYMLLDWVGEGKFARVVPMPGDTVIQRIMPKNDFFNSKKLKFSVAGKPATDPKMDLRYLPYDKACEWANQPGGDSLKVLGIAFVGKSEKIDATHTGFVVMQPGVRPMLRHASSLKKKVVEQPLAEYLQSRKGKLPGVTFFEFIPSKI comes from the coding sequence ATGCAATTCAATAGGCTGGTTGCTGTCTTTGCTTTTTTTGCCGCCCCTCTGTTCGCAGGCATCGACCTGACGTCGTTTCAGGCCTACGTGGATTCGGTGGTGCCGAATTCCCGCTACGGCATTTCGGTGCGCTCGGTCAAAACGGGCAATGAAATCGCGAACCTGCGTGGCGCCGAAAAATTTACTCCGGCGAGTACACTCAAAACGCTTACGACGGCGACGGCCCTCCATTATTTGCCGCTGGATTACGCCCCGGTGACCGAAGTGTCGCTTAACGGGAGTGTGAGCAAAAGGGTGTTCTGGGGTACGGTGAATGTTCGCGGCGAGGGTGACCCCAATTTTTCGGGGCGCTACTTTGCTGACCCGTTCTACATGCTGAACCAAATGGCCGATTCCATCAAGGCGCTCGGGGTCGATACCATCCATGGCAAACTGGAATTGGATACGGCCTATTACACGGGCCCTTGGCGTGCCGAACATTGGCGCAAAAACTTTTATAATGCCTGGTACGGTGCCGAAATCGGTCCGCTGGGCTTCAACGACAACTGCACCATGGTGCGGTTCAAGCCCGGCGAAAAGGAGGGCGACACCGCCATTGTCTCGATTCTCCCCGATGTGGGCTACGTGACGGTCAAGAATGAATTGGTGACCGTGTCTGGTAAAAAAAAGAAATGGACCTACGCCATTGACTCCGCGAAGTCCATCATCACGCTGGGCGGGACCATTGGGCTGAACGTGGATTCGGCGAGCCTCGTGCTGCCGATTCGGAACCCGATTGGTTATTTCCGTGCAGCATTCTTGAGCGCCCTCAAGGAACGCGGGATTGCCTTTGTCGAGGACGTTGCCGTGCCCGCGGGTATTGTGATTCGCCGCTTTACGTATTCGGCGGCTCCGCTTTTGAGCATTCTGGACGAAATCAACCAGCGCAGCCAGAACTTCCATGCCGAGACACTGTTCCGCAATTTGGGCGCGCAAAAGGCGGGCGAAGGTAGCGTTGAGGGTGGCAAGCAAATGGAACGCAAGTTTCTCGCCGAGATGGGCCTCAATCCCGACGACTTTGAAGTGTGGGACGGTTGCGGGCTCTCTCCCAAGAACAAGCTCAAACCCTCGGTAGAAACGCAACTGCTTGCCAAGATGGCTCGCCACCCCAAGGGTGAATACTACATCAACAGTTTTGCCGGTCCCGGCGTGGGGACGGGCGGCAAGCGCATGCTCGATTTGCAATACCCTTGGCTCACGCGCTTCAAGACCGGCTTTATTGGCGAGGCGCACGGGCTTGTGGGCTTTTTGTTCCCTATGGATGGTGATACGCTCACGGTCGCCATGTACCTGAACGAAACGGGCAAGAACCCGGACCAAAAGTGCAAGGATGTCTTGGACACTTTGTGGATGCGCCTTATCGCCATGACGAACGACAACTATGCGTCCCTCATGGAAATGAAGCAGCTGTGGCTCTCGGCACAGAATGTGCATGGGCTCCCAGCCCGCTTGGAATTTTTCTCCCGCGCCTTGTACGGGAAACCCTATAGTCTTGGGCCGATGGGAGAAAGTTACCTGGATTCCATTGAAACCAAGCCGTTAGTTTATATGGACTCGGTCGATTGTGTTACCTATGTGGAACATGTGCTTGCCATGGCGCTTGCGACAAGCGAAGATTCTATTTTTGCAATCCATCAGCGCATCCGCTATTTTGACGGCAAGATCGGCTATACAACCCGTAAGCACTATATGCTTTTGGATTGGGTTGGCGAGGGCAAATTCGCCCGTGTGGTTCCCATGCCGGGCGATACGGTTATTCAGCGGATCATGCCCAAGAACGACTTTTTCAATTCCAAGAAGTTGAAGTTCTCGGTGGCGGGGAAACCTGCCACCGATCCTAAAATGGATCTCCGTTACCTGCCTTACGACAAGGCCTGCGAATGGGCGAACCAGCCTGGCGGTGATTCTTTGAAGGTTTTGGGCATAGCCTTTGTTGGCAAGTCCGAAAAAATTGATGCCACCCACACGGGTTTTGTTGTGATGCAGCCGGGCGTGCGACCTATGCTTCGCCATGCCTCCTCCCTAAAGAAAAAGGTCGTGGAGCAACCTCTTGCCGAGTACCTGCAGAGCCGCAAGGGGAAACTCCCCGGCGTGACTTTTTTCGAGTTTATTCCTTCGAAGATTTAA
- a CDS encoding RNA polymerase sigma factor, whose translation MNEKVILKKLKEGSREALGLLWQEHSAHVLNLAFRMLKDRDQAEDILMDIFVQVPSAIQKFRGESAVNTWLYRLTVNACLMKLRADKRHGELEEQHLDVITEEVLGKGDAPSDFDPELLQLGLMQLPAQTRGMLWLKDAEDLDVKDLVDIYQIPEGTIKARLSRARHFVKDYIKEKLNHG comes from the coding sequence ATGAACGAAAAAGTGATCCTAAAGAAACTCAAAGAAGGCAGCCGCGAGGCGCTGGGGCTCTTATGGCAAGAGCATAGCGCCCACGTGCTGAACCTCGCCTTTAGGATGCTCAAGGACAGGGACCAGGCCGAAGACATCCTCATGGACATCTTTGTCCAAGTCCCCTCCGCCATCCAAAAGTTCAGGGGCGAGAGCGCCGTCAACACCTGGCTCTACAGGCTGACCGTAAACGCCTGCCTCATGAAACTCCGCGCCGACAAGCGCCATGGCGAACTCGAAGAGCAGCACTTGGACGTGATTACGGAGGAAGTCCTTGGCAAAGGCGATGCGCCAAGCGACTTTGACCCGGAGCTATTGCAATTAGGCCTCATGCAGTTGCCCGCGCAAACCCGCGGCATGCTGTGGCTCAAGGACGCCGAAGACCTCGACGTGAAGGACCTCGTGGACATTTACCAGATTCCCGAGGGGACCATCAAGGCCCGTCTAAGCCGAGCGAGGCACTTTGTGAAGGATTATATAAAGGAGAAATTGAACCATGGGTAA